The DNA window TAATACCAAGCAAAATAATCACATCCATTTTTAGCATACCTCTGAGTGAATATACAAAATCGTTAAACAGAAACAACTGAGAGTGGACATCAAAAACATTGACAGTTCATACCTTATAGTGTGGGCATTCCCTAAATTGCTTCCCGAAATAATTGATTATAGTTGTCCTTCTAAGCACAACCAAGTTTTCACAGAAACAACTAGGACCCCATTGcttctttgaagaagatgaataaccCCTGGATTCTAAAATGTTACTCTCTTCTTCATCAATTCCATAATCTTTTGGAAACGGGTACAAATTTGAAGACTTCATACTTTTACTTCGGTTCTGGATCTGGAGATGCCCTAATTCATACTATGAATTAAACCTTAAAACGTAAAGTTGAAGAAAAAACATTTAATTAGAATTGTTGTATTTGATGGGGTTGTAGAAGAAGAATGTTGCAGAAACATTTATATGGATTCCGAATGGCTCAATTATTTTATAAAGGTGGTCTTACATGGCAGTTGACTAGGGCAAAATGTTAAAAAAACTCACGGCATTTAAGCCAAATagttaagaaaaataaatttgaaacatctattatttgtttttaaaattaagaaactaaaataaaacccTTCAAACAATACCgactaaaaaaataaacaaaatactctttttggttgTGTAAATTTTCCTCAAAAtttattttggtcccttaaaATGTTTATATTGGTCTTTAACTCTTCAAAATATTTCATTGTAGTCCTTTTAGTCTAATTAGCGACGAATTTAGCGGTCGATTTCTGAGTTTTTTCACCGCTAATTagacacaaaaaaaaaagactaaaataaaatattttgaagagttgaaggatcaatataaaatatttttaaattaagagaccaaaataaactttaaaataaacttatgagaaaaaaaaaaatattttgccaataaaaatattaaacctttaaataataaaaaaccaattcaaactaaatcatataaaattaaatgatatcgGCTTCTTTAAACTAGTCATCTAAAACAGAAccaaacttcttataattttatctttttgtagcgttaaaagaaaacaaaagttagTGTGATTGTAACTTTGATCTTAAAAAAAGTGACCGtctaatatattttcaaaaaaaattggcTCCTTAATAAATATATATCTATCCTTAACATTGCTGTTGCATAGTGTGGTTCACTTCACTTTTCAACTCACCGACTTCGTTTCTCATCAAGGTACACAAACTTTAGATCTCATTTCTTTATTCGTTTCCATTCAGATCTGCACCATGAGCCACCCAATTACACTTGTTTGTCTTCATAAttgtttatgtttcatttgttgttttatACTTTACCATGATATTGTTTCTAATTAACTCATGAtgttgctttttgttttgatttacttCAATGTCTGTTTGGATtagtttttgtttattattttaattgtggggtttagtttctttcttttttcagaTTAGATTTGTTAGTTTTTTATTCAGTTTGCAGTGATGTTTTGAAATGGGTGGGGTGGGGTTTGGGGTTTTTTTAAATTGGATTTTAGGATTAATATTGTTGCATGCTTAAATTGTCTAAAGTTGTGGATCTGGAGGTTTCGAATTCGAATCCTGACCGGAACAATTATTGATCAAACTTTACTTTCTCTAGTTGTTGCTTTCTGTTGAGTTCTTCTGAACGCGGCTCTTGGTtggttttgtttctacttttaaGAAAATGTGATGTTAATTATTCGAATGCTGGATGTTAATTTTCTCAGAAAATGTGATGTTGCTATGTAGGTTTTGCCACACAAGCTTTGAAAATGGGTCGTGGTGTGAGTAGTGGTGGTGGTCAGAGTTCTCTGGGTTATCTCTTTGGTACCGGAGAGCCTACCAACAATGCTCAACGTGCAACTAATCAAGTTGAACCTTCAAGTGGCGGGCGTTTGCAAAATGCTACTGTTTCTCCACCAGCTACTATTGCTTCACTAGCTGGCGTTGCTTCACCCGTTAGGGCTGCTTCACCACCGATCGATAAGGAAACTCCAGCCGGTATTCCTGGGAGTCTCAAGAACAATTACCATCGGGCCGATGGACAAAACTGTGGCAACTTCCTCACTGTATGCCCCTATCAACTAACTTCCTATTTTCTTTTGCATGAATCATGAATGCAATATCTTGATATTTTAACCACTAGTGATAAAATGGTTTCCTTTTGGTTGCAGGATCGACCCTCGACCAAAGTTCACGCTGCCCCGGGTGGTGGATCTTCCTTAGATTATCTCTTTGGCGGTCCAGCTCCAAGTAGTAAATAATTTACCACTGTGACagtaaaataatgtttatcatTCAAACCTACCGGTGTAAAGTAGATGTTATTGTTGCTTTATGTTTAGACCAGTGGATCTGTTTCTTGTGCAATGCAAGTGAACCTTTGACAGTGTTGGAGTGGCTTAATGGAACTAAGCTGTTTCGTTGGCCCTTTGTGCAATTGTGTTGGTTTCTGTTAAGGAATTTATATTGTATGTATGAGCTTTAGTAGCTCAGAATTATTCTGTTATCTTTATGTGTGTTGATATCATAATATTAACTCTGTTTCAATCAATTATCATTTTGCCATGTTGCATGTTTTGCAATCTAATATATCTTTCTAATTTCAAGAAAAAGAATTTATGTGATCTTGCATGAAATTTTAACTATTAGTAGTTGCCAGTTAAATTGAATGAGTGAAAAAAAAATCACTTTCTTTTGCAATTTGGAATAAGATATGGATCATCCTTGAGAACAAAAAACTGTAGTATAGATCCTTTGTGTGTCAATCAATTTacttagaccatctccaatggtagttccttctaataagttctccacctagacatgctacatcatagtaccattgcattgcaatgcaactatgaaaaaattgtggtacccaatcaaattagtttatgaggtaaagttgtgggcccaataataactttttagaattatacaattaaaataaaaattataaaaattattttaagatgatgtggctagtgggacccataaagaacccaaaaatagattgcaccattggagatgctcttatgGTGCTTCTATGATACTCGAAAATCATTGAGTATTACGAGAACTGGTGCAGTATAGAAGTATTTAGAAAAGCTGACTGCCGACTGCCGACTGCGTAAGTATTATGAACTGGCTGCAACAGTACCTAGCATAACTAACCTCCTAGATTTTAGGAACTATCTATTTTCTAGTAGTTAGTTACTTAGTTAGTAGTGAGTCTATAAATAGACTACATTATACAAGTCATTAAAATTCAAAGCAGATGTGTTAGTATACATATACATAATGTATTATACTCATAGCATAAAATAGGTTAGCAAATAGAAAAGTGCCACGTATAGCTTCAATTAACCACATAGTTAGCTATGTTATCTTGTATATATAAGCTATCTTGTAATATCTTCACAATTCAATCAAAGAGAATTTTGTTACTCCTAACAGTTTCCTAACTGTTTTCTATCCATGGAAGAttctgttttcttcttcttctctaattCTCTTGCTGAATTCATCAccattaacatggtatcagagctatAATGCTCTGGTAGCCATCGttgtttcttctttttctatTGCGATTGCTTATCCTCTGCATTCCTTTCATTTCATCTTCTTTGCTTCGCAATCTTTCTCTTTCTTTACCTCCATTGATGGCTTTCCAGAGCTTCGGTGATTTCTCCACAAACTCAACGAATCCATACTACTTGCATCCGAATGAGAATCCGACGCTTGTTCTTGTTACGCTGTTGCTCGATGAGAAGAATTATCATTCTTGGGCAAGATCAATGCATATTGCTTTGATTTCAAAGAATAAAGAACGCTTCATAGATGGCACGCTCACCAAACCTCCGGTTTCAAATCCGATGTACGCACCGTGGATTCAATGCAATACAATGGTTTTGGCTTGGATTCACCGCTCTATTTCTGAATCCATTGCAAAATCCGTTTTGTGGATTGATAGCACATCTGGTTTATGGAGAAATCTACAAATCCGCTTCTCTCATGGTGATATCTTTCGAATCTCAGATATTCAAGAGAATTTGTACAAATTTCGACAAGGTAATCTTGACGTTTCTAACTACTTTACGCAAATGAAAGTTATGTGGGATGAATTGGAAATGTATCGTCCTATTGCGGCCTGTTCTTGCGTCATTCCTTGCTATTGTGGTGCTCTTGCATCAATTCGCAAATATCGCGAACGGGATTATGTTATCCGTTTTCTCAAGGGCTTGAATGAGAAGTTTACTCATTCCAAATCTCAAATAATGATGATGAATCCCCTTTCGGATATTGATAAAGTTTTCTCTCTCGTAATACAACGAGAAAGGGAATTGAATAATTCACAATCTGTGAATGTTCCTACCAGCAACAGCAATGAGGAATCTTCAGcatttcagttcaattcttcaggCAGCAACAATGGCAAATCTGGAAACACTCACTTCAAAGGCAAATCTGGTGGTTATTGTGGAGCAAAGGGACATAATAGGGTCTGCACTCACTGTGGCAGGACCAATCACACCATTGAGACATGTTTTCTCAAACATGGATATCCTCCAGGATTTAAGAGCAAAGGTAAATCTCCTAACTCAGCTTCTCAATCTCAGTCTGTTGCCTCTGTTGAAACAGGTCAGGAATCATCACAGCAGAGTTCATCTCAATCCTTGTTTGGATTTACTCAAGAGCAATACTAAAACATCCTAGAATTACTTCAACAGTCCAAGACCAATGCCAAAGCCAATTCCATAACAACCTCCCCCTATGTCCTAAACTCACATTCTCATACTGATAATGGTAAGAATCCACATCTCTGGATTCTTGATACAGGTGCCACTGACCATATAGCctttgatataacaaaatttaGTTCATACAAATCTATTATACCTAATCATGTTAGCTTGCCCGATGGATCACATGTGACTGCATCTGTTTCTGGTAGTCTAGCCATTTTACCTGCATTAACTCTCCATAATGTCTTGCATATTCCTAGCTTCAATGTTAATCTACTCTCCATTGCAAAATTAGTTCATAGCAATGATTGTTCTGTACATTTTACGAATGATTCTTGCCAAATTGTGCAGAATCATTCCAAGGCAATGATTGGTACAGCTAAGCTGCAAAGAGGCCTTTATGTTCTTGATTCATCCAACCATACTCTTACTTTTCATTCTTATGTTAATAAACCTTGTAACTTGTGGCATCTTAGATTGGGCCACATATCTGATATAGGCTTACAACAAGTTTCAAAAAAATTTCCTTTCATTTCTTCCAAATGTACTAGTGATATACCTTGTGATTCATGTCACTTTAGTAAGCAGAAAAAACTTCCTTTTCCTAATAGTGTGACTAAGTCTCATGCTCCTTTTGAAATGCTTCATGCTGATATATGGGGCCCTTTCTCTACCATTTCCATGTTGggtcataaatattttttaacactTATTGATGATTATAGTAGGTACACTTGGACAATATTTCTTAAAACCAAAGATCAAACTAAAAATAGCATCATTCAATTTGTTGCATACATTGAAAACCATTTTCACACAACCTTGAAAAACTTTATATCAGATAACGGCACAAAGTTTCTTACTTTACCTGAATTCTTTTTGTCAAAAGGTATTATTCATCAAAAGTCTTGTGTTgaaactccccaacaaaatggggtaGTAGAAAGAAAACATCAGCATATATTGAATGTAGCTAGATCTTTATTTTTTCATTCAAACATCCCCATTAACATGTGGAATTTTTGTGTCCAACATGCCATAGACATCATTAACAGGCTGCCAACTCCTATCCTAAAACTCAAGTGTCCTTATGAACTTCTATTCAAACAACCTCCCTCATTAATCCATCTTAAAGTCTTTGGTTGCCTAAGCTATGCTGCTACCAATCAGTCCCATAGAACAAAATTTGACTCACGAGCTAGGAAAACTGTGTTTATAGGCTTTAAGGATGGAACAAAAGGCTATATCCTCTATGATCTCCAACATCACAATATCTTTGTGTCTAGACATGTTATCTTTTATGAACATTGCTTTCCTTTTCAACCTGCCAAGTCAAATTTAAGTTCCCAGGCTCATACATCTCATACTCCTATCTATGATGATGATTCAAATGTTTCACATCTTTATCCTAAATCTACTGATATGTCCACTCCTTTTGACAATAGTACACCCTCTACTAGCTCTCAGCAACAGTCTATTGGTAATGATCTTGAAAATAATGTTGTAAGTTCCCCAAGACAACCTACTGATACCAGACTGGACCCCTCACCATCCACTTCTGTCCCTTTTTATCCTATGGATAGTCCTAACTCTGTATCTTCTACCAATTGTCTTGTCCCATCCAACACTTCCAATTCACCTTTATTGTCTACTTCATTTGACAGCCTGCATACCACACAAAACTCTAACCATAGCATACCTCTTATATCCCCTGGTCTTAATGAAGTTCCTCTCAGTCCTTTATCATTTAATGTTCCTACTAGGCAATCTACCAGAACTTCTAACCCACATAGCTACCTTACAGACTACCATTGTTACAATATATCCAATACCAATCCAAAGTCCAATGCTCATAATCCAAATATTGCCTATCCTCTATCTTCCTTCATTTCATATGATAGACGTGCTCCCTCTTACATACGCTACTGTTATACCATATCCTCTAATCCTGAACCTACCACATACAAACAAGCCATTAAACATGACTGTTGGATTAAAGCCATGGATGTTGAGTTAAAAGTTCTTGCAGAGAACCATACTTGGATTGTGATGGACTTACCTGCTGGGAAAACTCCTATTGGATGCTGCTGGGTTTACAAAGTCAAGCATAGGGCTGATGGATCCATTGAAAGATATAAAGCCAGGTTAGTAGCCAAGGGCTACACTCAGATGGAAGGTATAGATTACTCTGATACATTCTCTCCTGTTGCCAAACTCACCACTGTTAGAGTTTTACTCTCTCTTGTAGCCATTAAGGGATGGCACTTAGAACAGTTGGATGTAAACAATGCGTTTTTACATGGAGATTTGCATGAAGAGGTATATATGACTCTTCCTCCTGGTTTACATACTGATTCCCCATCAAAAGTTTGTAGGCTGCAAAAATCATtgtatggcttaaagcaagccaGTCGACAATGGTACTCAAAATTATCCACATTTCTTATTTCTCTTGGTTACCATCAATCCAAAGCTGACTACTCCTTATATGTTAAGAGTGAGGCACGACATTTCACTGCCCTAttggtttatgtcgatgatattgtTCTAGCAGGGAATTCTTTAGTTGAGATTAAACAGGTTAAACACCTCTTGGATCAACAGTTCAGAATTAAAAACCTTGGGCAGTTGAGATATTTCTTGGGTTTTGAAATAGCTATGTCACAACAAGGCATTTTTTTGAATTAAAGGAAGTACACCCTTGAACTTCTCCAAGATGTTGGTGTCCTAGCTGCCAAACCATCTTCTGTGCCTTTTGACCCTAACATCAAACTCTCTATTGATGAATGTGCTCTACTGGATGATCCATCTTCTTTCAGGAGGTTGATTCGTAGACTCATCTATTTGACCAATTCAAGACCGGACATTTCCTTTGTTGTGCAGCACTTGAGTCAGTTTATGTCTCAACCCCGTGTGCCTCACTTTCAGGTTGCAGCTCGTGTCTTGCGATACTTAAAATCTGTTCCTGCTACTGGTTTattattttctgcttttagtccTTTAAAGTTGCTAGGTTTTGCAGATTCAGATTGGGCACGATGCCCTGATACAAGGAAGTCCATAACTGGCTATTGTGTAATGTTAGGAGATTCACTTTTGTGCTGGAAATCCAAGAAACAACATACTGTGTCTCGATCGTCCACTAAAGCTGAATAGAGAGCGTTGGCTTCCATTACTTGTGAACTTCAATGGTTGCAGTATTTGTTTCGTGACTTTCTCATTGAATTCACTCAACCTGCTTCTGTATACTGTGATAACAAATCTGCCATTTACTTGGCTCACAATCCTACCTTTCATGAACGTAGCAAGCATATTGAGTTAGATTGTCATGTTGTTCGTGAGAagattcaatccaaactcattcACTTGCTTCCTATCTCTTCTTATAATCAATTGGCTGGTATGTTGACAAAACCTCTCCACTCACCTGCCTTGAAGACTTCTTTGATCAAGTTGGGACTTTATGATATACATAGTCCAACTTGAGGGGGGTTGTTAGTATACATATACATAATGTATTATACTCATAGCATAGAATAGGTTAGCAAATAGAAAAGTGCCACGTATAGCTTCAATTAACCACATAGTTAGCTATCTTATCTTGTATATATAAGTTATCTTGTAATATCTTCACAATTCAATCAAAGAGAATTCTGTTACTCCTAACTGTTTCCTAACTGTTTTCTGTCCATGGAAGAttctgtttttttcttcttctctaatTCTCTTGCTGAATTCATCACCATTAACAAGAtgatataaaaattttaattgagATTTCTCTTaacaattataaaattaataaaactgAAATTTTAATATGGTGTTAGTAGATAGGCCCTTTGTTTTTCAGGCTGATGATCTTCAATCACTCATCTTTTTCGATAAGTAAACACTCAATCATTCATCTTCTTCGATAAGTAAACACTTTGACTTGTATAAAAGTACATAATGTGTGAAATTTTTATGCTGGTAGGGATGACCAGATAATTTAGGGATCTTTTGTGGTTAAGAACTTGCTTATGATGGTGAAAAATCTTGTTCAATGGTATTTTTGGTTATGAAAAACCTCTCTATTCTTAGTGGTGTTTCGTGTGTATTTGAGTTCTCTTGCCTTATGCTAGggttgaggtatttatagaggctCGTGAGTTTGGAGTTAAGGTTTCTCCGAAATGATAATCGCACACTTAGTCATAGTAATTGAACGTTGAATCCCCACCTCTCAAATTAAAgcaatgattaattaaaataaaatagatattgtgttgatagtgactcatgagataaaataaattattaattttattaaaattaaaaaataaattattagtatttttagtgatgataaataaataaagagaaaaaaaaattaacatgaaATTGAGAAAGTGTGAGAAAAATTAAtgtgaaagatatttgaaattttaatcaAGAGAGATAATAGgtgaatgtaatatttaattgtgatttAATTTGTGAACGTTGAAAAATGAATGCTACATGTCacttagaaaaagttaaatatataattgattaGTTCAATTAGACAGATTAGttatttaagggttaaatatacaacacatattaacgagatttgattttagtccctagtaaaattttgttttgtagTCTCCCATGCAATTTCCAGATTCCTTTAAGTACCTGACTGCCACATTGCAACAAAAATTCTCTCAAGCTGCCTACGTGGGAGTTCACGtagaattttttgattttttttaaaattataaaaaaaattaataatttttttaatttttttttaaaaattttattattgtttttattataagGGGATAtatcaaaattcgctaacattacatgaggtaaattataaaaacagtaataaaataattaaacttttttccttttaaaataaaaaattccacgttaaaattaataaaaaaaataaaagaatataccATGTGGACTTTCACGTAGGCAGCTAGAGAGAATCTTTGCTTCAATGTGGCAGTCAGAGCTTGAAGGAATTTGGAAATTGCAAGGGGATTACAAAAAAACTTTACGAGGAGCTAAAGCAAATCTTGATAATATTACATGTGgatgtatatttaaccctttatttaattaatcaaatatgaattaattattaattattatgttatGGTCAATATTATTAAACACTAATTATTGATGAATTATTGTAAGACACTTCTATGAGGTTAGTTAAagtattattttagatattttgtgATATATTATATAATTGCATATAAGGAAGAATTCGTTTCTAATACTGTGTAATACATGTACttctttgaaaataataaaatgtgcTTATTATTTTTCTATAACATTATGAAAATTAAAACTCTCTATTTGATatcataaattgatttttttgttgtatattttttttttgaagcaAATAGAGTATATATTACCACAAAAACAGTTATTTACAGAGGGTGATCCAAAGATCCAACCTAGCAAAGAAACTAATTACATCATCAAGTGAGCCACATGGTCTCTAAATTTCTTAGACAACCAGCACCTATAGACAATACTATCAATGATACTATTAACTATATTAGTATTAGGATCTTTGCCAAATACAATATTGTTTCTTCTATACCATATACCGTATACCGTTTCAGAAAAAGCCATTCTCAGCAGGCTGACCCTCCACCCTTTTTTATTGGACTACTTAACAATCCATCTCAACTCATCCGACCATGGGAGAGGACTATGATTGTTCTCAATCCACTGCAGAATTTGACACCAAACCTCACGGTTTTCCCTGCAATCAAAGAAGAGATGAGCAATAGACTCATCAGCTACCTTACAGATGCTACAAATGCTATCAGTTATCAAGTTGAACCGCCTAAGCCTATCCTTTGTTGCAAGTTTTTCATGACATAGCATCCAAGTGATAAACTTAGCCCTTGGTCTAGCCATGTTTCTATTGAAAATGTTCCTCCAGTCAACCACATTATCATGTTCAGTAAGGGCATCATACATAAGTTTCATATTGAACCTGTTGTGTGTCAGCATTCTATCCCACAGTTGCTGGTGCTTCTGTACCTCATCCCTTGTTTCCATAATTCTCTTAATAACCCAAGAACAGTTCAGACTAAGTTTAGCTTCCATAACAGTGGTATTTTTCAGGTAGTACATATGGATCCACTTGACCCATAAGTTGTCAGTTTTCCTACAGAGATTCCATAGGCATTTGATCATGGCAATGTTGTTCCAAGTGTGGAGATCCAGAATTCCTTGTCCCCCCTGTGCTATAGGTCTACAAAGTGTCTTCCAAGCCACAGGGCTTTTCCTGCCAGCATTAATACTACCATGCCAGACAAACATTCTACACATGCTATTGATTTTCTTGATAACAAAAATAGGGATAGGCAGGCACTGCATCCAGTACTGAGTTATTGACAAAATCACACTTTTGACAAGTAAGATTCTACCAGCATAACTAAGAAGCCTAGATGTCCAATGGGTGATCCTAGCCATAATTTTATCTATTAAAGGCATATAGTGATTGATATTTAATCTCTTACTAGTGATAGGAATACCAAGGTACCTCATTGGCAGCAACCCCTCAGTGAACCCAGTTGCCCCTATCAGCTGCTCCTTGCCTCTACTATCCATGCCTCCACAGAAAACCTTGCATTTTCTTGGATTAACTACCAGCCCAGTAGAATCAGAGAAGGTTTGAACAGTCTGTAAGAGCATATGAACTGAGCTAATATCTCCCCTGCAGAAAAGAAGAATATCATCAGCAAAAGTGAGGTTGGTTAGACCAACCTTCTCACATTTAAAATGGAACTTGAAATTCTGGTCAGCCTGCATCTTCTTCAAAAGTCTGTCAAAGTACTCCATCATTATCACAAATAGCAAGGGGGAGATGGGGTCCCCTTGCCTCAGCCCTCTTCTTGCCTCCATACTATCACTTGTGTGCCCATTAATGTTGAACTCATATGAGACATTAGTAACAGCCACTTTGATCCAATGGATGAACATGTGAGGCATTCCAATTTCCTGCAAGACAGTGCCAAGTGCATTCCAATCTACCATATCATATGCTTTTTGTAGGTCCAATTGAAGCATACACCTAGGAGGTCCACCTTTCCTAGTATACCCTTTCAGCAATTCAAAAGCCATCATAATGTGGTTATGAACAACTTGCCCAGGTATGAATGCTGATTGATTAAGACTAATGACACTAGGCAGCACAATTCCCAACCTCTTAGTCATAATCTTTGAGATAATCTTATAGATAGTTGAGCAGCCTGCAATGGGTCTATAGTCTCTAGCATGTCTGGCTTCAGCTGTTTTAGGGATGAGTGTCACACTGGTCCTTGTGAAATTTTTAAGGATTCTTCCCTGTGTGAAAAATTCTTCAATGGCTGCAGTGACATCCCTGTTTACAATGTCCCAGCAGGCCTTGAAAAACTTGGAGCCATAACCATCAACCCCTGGTGATTTTAAATCTCCAATACCACTAAGTGCCTCCTTGATCTCCTTAGTAGTAACTTTGCTCACCAAAAAACTGCACTGAGTCATATTCAGTTGTTTGCCCTTTCTCATAGCATCAATATGAACATGAGTGGTTCTATGATTTGCAGTGCCCATCAAACCCCTGTACAGCCCTATGAATTCAGCTTCAATATCTTTTTGGTCAGTAATAATACTACCATCCTCTCTCTGTAAGAATTGGATACTCTTGTTATTACTTCTGGACTTAAGATAAGCATGAAAATAGGCCTTGTTTTCATCCCCCATCTTTATCCAATCAATCTTGGTTCTCTGCATAAGGCTCATTGCTAACATATCATTACAAGTGATAAGCTCCTCAGTATGAACTTTAACTCTCTCAATAATGTCAGCATCCATCTGATTACTTCTTAACTCCTCCTGAGCCTTCTCCAGGTTAGCTCTGGAGGAATCAATCCTCTTCTGCAGATCAGACACAGGTTTATTGAGGGCTCTAAGCACAGGTTGCAACCTCATTAGTTTCTTCCACAAAATTTCCATGGGCTTACCATTCATAGGTTTACTCCAATTCTCCTTCACTGCATCCTGAAACCCTTCAATATTAATCCAGCTATTATTAAATCTGAAAGGCCTTTTCCTCATTCTATGAGTGCCAGGGTCATTAAGATGTAAAGCTGCATGATCAGAGATGTGGGGGTTTAAGACATTCAAAACCAGGTTACCATTATCCTGAAACCACTCAGTATTTGCTATCAACCTATCAATTCTGGAATAGATCGGGTTAGCACTTTGTTTATTACTCCAAGTGAAGTGACTACCTCTACTATCCATCTCACAGAGCCCTGTACTACCCAACATATCACAATAGTCCTTATATTCAGCTTCCACTACCATGTTACCACCCATTCTATCATTGACATGAGCAACATTATTATAATCCCCAATGGCACACCAGGGGCCAGTGTATTGTCTCTGCAAATTGATCATAT is part of the Vicia villosa cultivar HV-30 ecotype Madison, WI linkage group LG2, Vvil1.0, whole genome shotgun sequence genome and encodes:
- the LOC131647357 gene encoding protein SPIRAL1-like 3 → MGRGVSSGGGQSSLGYLFGTGEPTNNAQRATNQVEPSSGGRLQNATVSPPATIASLAGVASPVRAASPPIDKETPAGIPGSLKNNYHRADGQNCGNFLTDRPSTKVHAAPGGGSSLDYLFGGPAPSSK